Proteins encoded by one window of Candidatus Obscuribacterales bacterium:
- a CDS encoding type II toxin-antitoxin system PemK/MazF family toxin has product MAGGGKPKSHSASEASYRRGEIWMVDFGNPLGTELGMEHPAVIVSRQELNNFAARLGRVIVVPGTSAHFTNSSGTTLFSHREVGDSISNGLHHSTYFMTEQVRSVSIIRLRRLVGVLEASHVRAIDDRLCLVLDLFQV; this is encoded by the coding sequence ATGGCTGGTGGTGGAAAGCCTAAAAGTCACTCAGCTTCTGAGGCGAGTTATCGTCGCGGCGAGATATGGATGGTTGACTTTGGCAATCCTTTAGGAACCGAACTTGGAATGGAGCACCCTGCAGTTATTGTGTCTCGACAAGAATTGAATAACTTTGCGGCGCGGCTTGGTCGAGTAATCGTTGTACCAGGAACCAGCGCTCATTTCACTAACTCTAGCGGGACGACTTTATTTTCTCATCGAGAAGTTGGCGATTCTATTTCAAATGGATTACATCACTCGACCTATTTCATGACCGAACAGGTGCGCAGTGTTTCCATTATTCGACTGCGTCGTTTAGTCGGTGTGCTGGAAGCGAGTCATGTGCGAGCTATTGATGATCGCCTCTGTTTAGTGCTCGATCTCTTTCAGGTTTGA
- a CDS encoding type II toxin-antitoxin system PemK/MazF family toxin, producing MAVSEVSPEKGEIWYVKFPNQPSDPHQPRPAIVVSADARNLYASDVMVVPITSKTFLLDTYVRVPAKEGGLPHHSVAKCDQVTTVDKILLVNGPLGGKISQLSMRRIHRGIRIALGETRVP from the coding sequence TTGGCCGTAAGTGAAGTAAGCCCTGAAAAGGGTGAAATTTGGTATGTCAAATTTCCCAATCAGCCCTCCGATCCTCATCAACCGAGACCGGCGATTGTCGTGTCCGCGGATGCTCGCAACTTGTATGCGTCTGATGTGATGGTTGTGCCCATCACTAGTAAGACATTTCTATTGGATACTTATGTGCGTGTACCAGCCAAGGAAGGCGGACTTCCTCATCATTCGGTGGCGAAGTGTGATCAAGTCACAACAGTAGACAAAATATTACTGGTCAATGGTCCGTTGGGCGGAAAAATTAGTCAATTGTCGATGAGGAGAATTCATCGTGGAATAAGAATCGCACTTGGCGAAACTAGAGTTCCCTAA
- a CDS encoding sulfurtransferase has product MPTVNIAAYKFVGIPEPADWIAPLKDKCSELNLKGTIILATEGINLFLAGPRNSIDEFLHYLRNDSQFQQCFLDITIKESLSDNQPFGKMVVRVAKEIITMRHPTIRPADSRAASVDPVTLKQWLEQGYDDEKREIVLLDTRNKFEVDFGTFEGAVDLNLTKFGEFPDEIRAALESDASLKDKTIVSFCTGGIRCEKAAIYLEEIGHPKVLQLDGGILRYFEDVGGAFWNGDCFVFDERVALNPDLRPSGAVRISEPA; this is encoded by the coding sequence ATGCCCACCGTCAATATTGCTGCCTACAAGTTCGTCGGTATTCCTGAGCCGGCTGATTGGATAGCGCCGTTGAAAGATAAATGCAGTGAACTGAATCTCAAAGGCACGATTATCCTCGCTACTGAAGGTATCAATCTCTTTTTGGCAGGGCCGAGGAATTCTATTGATGAGTTTCTTCACTACTTGCGTAACGATAGTCAATTTCAACAGTGTTTCCTCGACATCACGATTAAGGAAAGTTTGTCGGACAACCAGCCGTTCGGCAAAATGGTAGTACGTGTGGCCAAAGAAATCATCACGATGCGTCATCCGACAATTCGTCCTGCAGATAGTCGTGCAGCGTCTGTTGATCCTGTGACATTGAAACAGTGGCTTGAGCAGGGATACGATGACGAAAAACGCGAGATAGTATTACTCGATACGCGCAACAAATTCGAGGTCGACTTCGGTACATTTGAAGGTGCTGTTGATCTCAACCTCACAAAATTCGGCGAATTCCCCGATGAAATACGCGCCGCATTAGAATCCGATGCAAGTCTCAAAGACAAAACAATAGTGTCGTTTTGCACGGGTGGTATTCGGTGCGAAAAGGCTGCAATTTATCTAGAAGAAATTGGACACCCCAAAGTGCTCCAGTTGGACGGTGGCATCTTGCGCTACTTCGAAGATGTTGGAGGCGCATTCTGGAATGGCGATTGTTTTGTGTTCGATGAAAGAGTGGCGCTGAACCCTGACCTGCGTCCAAGTGGGGCTGTGAGAATCTCCGAGCCTGCGTAA
- a CDS encoding DUF5615 family PIN-like protein, with the protein MSLKLLVDECLIDKLLIAALEKAGHDVVTVTQINLIGSTDSAIFDHAVKDNRLVVTTNCDDFEDLHEAYLEDKRSHPGVLLIYLQNNPKRDLGYKQIVQAIANLEASKIPLASALHSLVAYNY; encoded by the coding sequence TTGAGCCTAAAACTTCTGGTAGATGAATGCCTAATCGACAAGCTGTTGATTGCGGCGCTGGAAAAAGCAGGGCACGATGTGGTTACAGTAACTCAAATAAACCTGATAGGCAGTACGGACAGTGCGATTTTCGATCATGCTGTTAAGGATAATCGCCTTGTTGTAACTACCAATTGCGATGACTTCGAAGACCTGCATGAAGCTTATTTAGAGGACAAGCGGAGTCATCCGGGAGTTCTGCTTATCTATCTTCAAAATAACCCAAAGAGAGACTTAGGCTACAAGCAGATAGTACAAGCAATCGCCAACCTTGAAGCCAGCAAAATTCCTCTAGCGAGTGCTCTACATTCGTTAGTTGCATATAACTACTAA